From Calditrichota bacterium:
ATTACCCTCGAGGTGGGCTTGCAGCGCACCAAGGAGTGGCTGGAGGCGAAAGAGCCCAGGGGGAAGCCGTGAGCAAACCAGGTTCGGTGATCGTCATCGCCCCTGTTTGGAACGAAGCAGGGCGCGTAGGGCCCGCCGTGAAGGAAGTGCCCCGCCAGTGGGTGGATGAGGTGGTGGTGGTCGACGATGGCTCGCAGGATGGGAGCGCGGACGAAGCGGCAGCGGCAGGAGCTACGGTAATCCGGCATGCGACCAATCGTGGGGTGGGGGCGGCCATTCGCACGGGCTTCGACTACGCGCTCCGGCAGGGCTTCCATTTTCTCGCGGTAATGTCGGGCGGCGGCAAGACCCCCGCTTCGCAGCTCCCCCTGCTGCTTGGACCGCTCTTCGATGGCGCTTCCGACTTTGTGCAGGGCTCACGCTATCTCCCCGGCGGCAGGAGGCTCAATCATCCTGCCCATCGCCAGGTCGGAACACGTGCCTATTCGCTACTCTTTTCGGTGATGGCGCGCAGGCGGGTGACGGACGGCTCGTGTGGGTTCCGCGCCTTGCGCGCAGAGGTGCTCAGGGACAGGCGCATCAACCTCCACCAACCGTGGTTGGATCGTTACGAACTTGAACCCTACTTGTACTTCATGGTGCTTCGCCTGGGATACAGGGTCAAGGAGGTGCCGGTGACCGTCTCCTACCCGCTTTTGAGCAACGGTCCGTTTACGAAGATGCGCGGGATCGTGGATTGGTGGAGCATAGCGAGGCCGCTCCTTTTGTTGGGCGCGGGATGGCGCCGGTGATGCTCTGCACAGAGTGCCAGCCTCACATTTGAGAGCCTGTCGCTCAAAATTCGAGATTGAGGCTATGGCGAGAGAGATTCGCAACAGCCCTTCGCGTGTGCTGAAACTTGTGCCTTGGCTTATCGTTGCGTGTGGTGGCCTCCTTGTCGGCGTGTCATTCTGCAAATTTGCGCTCGTAAAAGGCATTGTCGACCACTGGGCAAGGCACGGCCAGGCGGATTTCTATAGGCCCCATGTGCACCAATTGCTCGCGTGGTGCATGCGCGGGTGGGGCTTGGTCATGCTCGGGCTCGGCCTCGCATGCCGAGACCTGATCGCCCGAGGCCTCCATGCTCTGTGGCAGGATGGCAGAACGTTGGTGGGCGCAGTTCGAAACTCGCTCCATACGGCGTACAGAGAAAGGCTGTTCACCTGGACACTGTTGGCATTTCTGCTCACCGGCACGGCAATTCGTATTTCCTTTCTCTTTGAGCCAATGTCCTACGATGAAAGTGGGAGCTTCGTTCTCCACATCGCCAAACCGCTCCGTTTCGCCCTGGCTAACTATCGTGATCCCGGTAACCACTTGCTCAACACTTTCCTGGCGCACATTTCCGTGGAGGTCTTTGGCAAGGAGCCGTGGGCAATTCGCCTGCCGGCTTTGCTGGCTGGGATCTGTCTGATAGGTCTGATCTACTTTGTTGCCCGACGTGTCAGTGGCTCCTGTGCCGGGATCGTTGCCTCGGCAGTGGCGGCCAGCTCGGGTTGCCTGGTCTACTATTCCACCCGGGGGCGCGGCTACATCTTGGGGACTCTTCTGTTTCTTGGGCAACTGTGGCTGATTGAGTACGCCCGGCAGCACAACAACCGCGCCGCGTGGCTCTTGTTTGCCATAGCAGGTGCGTTGGGCTTGTTCACCGTGCCCACAATGCTCTATGGGGTGGGCATACTCTACACCTACCTGGCCTTGTGCCTGATCGTGGGCTTCGGGTTCGGTGATAGAGGACGCATGGCCGTGAGGATGGGGTGGAGTGCGCTGGTGACGGCCGTTCTGACGTTGCTACTTTATGCGCCGCCCCTGATAGTGAACGGTCTGCGAGAGATGACCTCCAACCCTGTTTACCAGCGCCTGGCATTGGGGCGGTTTGTCAAGGAACTGTGGGCCACTCTCCCCGGTGTCTGGCAACTCTGGCACCGCGATGTACCGCATGTGGTGCAGGGCGTGCTGCTTGTTGGCTTCCTCGCCTCCTTGTTCGAGCAGGGGAAGTCGGCTCGGGCACACAGACTGCTTATAGGAGCGGTGCTGCTATTCCTCGTACCGGTGCTGCTGGTCCATCGTGTGGTCCCTTTCCCGCGGGTATGGCTCTTCCTCTGGCCACTTTACTTGGTTTACGGCGCAGCAGGGCTGTCGTGGGTGTTGGAAGCAGTGGCACGAAGGCATGTCCGAACTGTGGTGGTCGCGGTTGCATGCCTCTTGCTCGTTGCTAACTCGTTGACGGTCCTGGGTGGGCGAGCCAAGCACGCCAACGACTATGCGCATTTCCACGATGGCAAGGAAATGGCAGCCTTCCTCGCCGAACACCTGGCGCCCGGCGACAGACTGTTGGCTCCTGCACCTGCGAACATGCCGCTACGCTACTACTTCTCACGAATGGGCGTCGACAAAGGAGCGATGTTTCGGCCTCTGGCCCAGGCACAAAACTTGTGGGTCGTGGTCAACCATCCCACCAGTGGGCCTGTTGAGTCGTTGGGTGACGTACTCCACAATGCGCGGGTGCCACATGAAGAGTTCGGCCAGCCGGTCCTCGTCCGCCGCTTTCCCTATTCCTCCCTGTACCAGATGCGCCGCCTTCCTCCGGAGGCGGTCGAACACAAGCAGGATTGACCTTTGAGGTGCCTGGACTTGGAATCAGCTCCCGCAAGGGCGTTGCACGCCTTGAGATCCTCGAGGGCATCAAGATGGCCGCGAGGCAACCGTCACCGCTGTTTCGCAGGAGCTGCGGTCCTGATACGCAAAGCCGTGCTGTTTTGGGGCGGCGTTGGCGTGGTGCTGTTCAGTCGAAGACGT
This genomic window contains:
- a CDS encoding glycosyltransferase family 2 protein, whose protein sequence is MSKPGSVIVIAPVWNEAGRVGPAVKEVPRQWVDEVVVVDDGSQDGSADEAAAAGATVIRHATNRGVGAAIRTGFDYALRQGFHFLAVMSGGGKTPASQLPLLLGPLFDGASDFVQGSRYLPGGRRLNHPAHRQVGTRAYSLLFSVMARRRVTDGSCGFRALRAEVLRDRRINLHQPWLDRYELEPYLYFMVLRLGYRVKEVPVTVSYPLLSNGPFTKMRGIVDWWSIARPLLLLGAGWRR
- a CDS encoding glycosyltransferase family 39 protein; the encoded protein is MGAVRNSLHTAYRERLFTWTLLAFLLTGTAIRISFLFEPMSYDESGSFVLHIAKPLRFALANYRDPGNHLLNTFLAHISVEVFGKEPWAIRLPALLAGICLIGLIYFVARRVSGSCAGIVASAVAASSGCLVYYSTRGRGYILGTLLFLGQLWLIEYARQHNNRAAWLLFAIAGALGLFTVPTMLYGVGILYTYLALCLIVGFGFGDRGRMAVRMGWSALVTAVLTLLLYAPPLIVNGLREMTSNPVYQRLALGRFVKELWATLPGVWQLWHRDVPHVVQGVLLVGFLASLFEQGKSARAHRLLIGAVLLFLVPVLLVHRVVPFPRVWLFLWPLYLVYGAAGLSWVLEAVARRHVRTVVVAVACLLLVANSLTVLGGRAKHANDYAHFHDGKEMAAFLAEHLAPGDRLLAPAPANMPLRYYFSRMGVDKGAMFRPLAQAQNLWVVVNHPTSGPVESLGDVLHNARVPHEEFGQPVLVRRFPYSSLYQMRRLPPEAVEHKQD